A segment of the Phycisphaerae bacterium RAS1 genome:
CGTAGACAACGTTGCCCTCGTCGTCCACGCGCAGCACGCCGATCGGCAGCGCGTCCAGAATGGCCTTGGATGAATACGAGTGCCCCGCCGTGCGGCCTTCCAGCGCCTGCGAGCAGCGGTAGCCGTCCAGTTGCTCCTGCATCGAGCGGACCGAGCCGATCAGCGAATTCCACGCGCTCGAAACAGCCGAGGCCGTGTCCTGAATCGAAAGCAGCTCCAGCGACCGCTCGACGCCGCTGTGATACGCCAGCAGATTGTCTTCCACGCTGGCGATCGGCCGCATCTGCCGGTCGGTGCGACGGTAAATCAGCCAGAACGCGCCCAGCGAGCACACGGCCACCAGGCCGTACGCCGTGCCCAGCGCCGCGGCGACCACCGGCGTTTCATCAACGGCGAAGGCCACCTCGACCACGCCGGCGGGCCGGTCGTCCGCGCCGCGCAGCTCGGAACGCAGACGCAGGGCGCCGCGCTCGTTCGCAACGTTGCCAATCGCCATGCGGAACCGCGCCGCGGGCGCCGCGCCGTCGGTCGCCGCCGCCTCAAGCTCGACCGAACAGGCGCGCACATCCGACAATCGTCCGAAGTCATTCACGATTCGCCGCAACTGCTCAGGGGGCGCCACATTCAAACTGGCCTGAAGCGCCCCGGTGAGCAAATTCATCATTTCCGGCGCCGCGGCCAGCGTCTGGTGCCGCGCCGATTCACGCAGAAGCTGCACGACGACCAGGCTGCTGGCCGCGAGGCTGGCGAGCATTACGACCATCGCCAGCAGCGCAAATGTGCCCAGACTCGGGCCGCGTCCGAAAAAGCGCAGCGCGCTTCGAAGGCGCCCGAGCAGGGTGGCTGGCTCTACGACCGCCGAGGGCATCGGTTACTCACAATGCGGAACGACCATCATCCCGCTCTGGAGTATCGAACCGACGGGCCAGCGGCTTGGGGAACAGGGCGCGCGGGGCGCGGGCGCAGAGGTGTTCCCGAGCCTCCCTGCTGAGCGCGTGAGCACACGATCGCGTCGTTTTTTAGGGACCCACGAACCCCCGCGCGCCCGGCGCCGCCCTACCTACTTATTACCCCGGAACCACTCGATTGTCCGGCGGAACCCCGTGTGCCGATCCACCGTCGGCTGCCAACCCAGCAATGTCTGCGCCCGCGTGATGTCCGGCCGCCGCACGTCTGGATCATCCTGCGGGCGCGGCACGAATTGCAGCTCGCTGCGGCTGCCGGTCAGGGCGATCACTTCGCGCGCCACGTCGCCGATGGTCACCTCCAGCGGATTCCCGATGTTGACCGGTCCGGTCACGTCGCTGTTGATCAGGCGCATGAACCCCTCAATCAGGTCGCTGACGTAGCAGAAGCTGCGCGTCTGGCTGCCGTCGCCGTGGATCGTCAGCGGCTTGCCGTCCAGCGCCTGCGTAATGAAGTTGGGTAGCGCCCGCCCGTCCGCCGCGCGCATGCGCGGACCATACGTGTTGAAAATGCGCACCATCCGCGCGCTGACGCCGTGACGGGCCGAATACGCCGTCACGAGTGCCTCGGCAAACCGTTTTCCTTCGTCGTAGCAGGAGCGTGGGCCGATCGGGTTCACGTTGCCCCAGTAGGTTTCCTTCTGCGGGTGCTCTTTAGGATCGCCGTACACCTCGCTGGTGCTGGTGTGGAAGTACTTCGCGCGTTTCTCACGCGCCAAGTCCAGCAGGTTCCACGTGCCGCGCGAGCACACCGCCAGAATTTCGAGCCGCAGCGGGTCAAAGTCAATCGGCGAGGCGGGACACGCGAGATTGCACACAAGGTCGAAGGCGCCTTCGGCCTTCAGCGGCTGCGTGATGTCATGTTCGACGAACTGAAATCGCGCGCTCGTCTGAAGATCATCCACGTTTCGCCGGGCGCCGGTCACGACGTTGTCGACGCCGACCACGGAATAGCCGTCATCCAGCAGCCTCTGCGTGAAGTGAAATCCGATGAAGCCCGCGCAACCGGCGACCAATGCACGCATGCACCAAGCTCCTCATGCCTACATACGCGCCGCCGCAAAAGGGCGAGTCGTTCGCCCGGATGGCGCGCGTAGATTGCCATTCGCCCGGAGGGCGCGTGGGTTGTCGCCCGGAGGGCGCGCGTGGGTCGTCGCCCGGAGGGCGCGCGTTGGTTGCCAGGGACTTCAGTCCCTGGTTGCGATCTCGCCTTTGCATGCCCGCCCGGAGGGCGGACGACGCATGCGCCAGTCGCCCTCCGAGCGTCATGCGCCCACCGCGAACCAGGGGCTGAAGCCCCTGGCAACCCACGCGCGCCCTCCGGGCGTCTTACGGCGTCGGCCGCCACGTTCGGGAGCCGCCCGCGACCTCGCGCGACTCTCCTGGCCTCCGCGACAGCGGGGCGATTATACGGCTAAACTACGCCGTCCGCGGCGGCCGCGAACCTGCCGCTCTTGAGGGAAATTGCATGCGCATCGCAGTCATCGGCAGCGGCTACGTCGGCCTCGTCACCGCGGCCTGCCTCGCGGATTCCGGCAATCACGTCACCGGTGTGGACATGGACGAGGGCAAGGTCCGCCGCTTGCGCGAAGGGCATGTCCCTTTCTTCGAGCCGGGCCTGAGCGAGCTGCTTACCTCGAACATGCAGGCCGGCCGGCTGCGCTTCACCACCGATTTGGGCCCTGCCGTCACGGGTGCCGAAGTCGTGTTCCTCGCCGTCGGCACGCCGCCCAAACCGGACGGCTCGGCCGACCTCTCGATGATCGAGGCCGCCGCCAGGCAGGTCGCCCAGTGTCTGACTGGCCCGTGCATCATGGTCGTCAAGAGCACCGTACCGGTCGGCAGTGGCGCGCGGCTCGACGAAATCGCCCGCCGCACCACCAGCCACCGCTGCCCGGTCGTCAGCAACCCCGAGTTCCTCAAGGAAGGCGACGCCGTCAACGACTTCATGCGCCCCGACCGAGTCGTCATCGGCACCGACGACGCCCACGCCGGCGACATCATCGCCGAGCTGTACGGCCCCTTCGTCCGCAACAACAAGCCGATCCTGCGCATGAGCCGCACGGCGTCCGAGCTGTGCAAGTACGCCGCCAACGCCTACCTCGCCACGCGCATCAGCTTTATCAACGAAATCTCGGAAATCTGCGAACGCTTCGGCGTCGACGTAAGCGAAGTGCGCCTGGGCATGGGAACCGACGCGCGGATCGGCCTGCACTTTCTATATCCTGGCGTCGGCTACGGCGGAAGCTGCTTCCCGAAAGATGTGCAAGCCCTGGCCAGCTCGGCCCGCAGCGTCGGCGCGACGTGCGAAATCCTCGACAGCGTGCATCGCCGCAACCAGACGCAGCGCGAGCGGATGACGCGCCGCATTCTCGAGCGCTTCAACGGCAACGTGCGCGGCAAGCGCTTCGCGGCCTGGGGCGTCGCCTTCAAGCCCAAAACCGACGACGTGCGCGAGGCGCCGGCCCTGAGCGTCATCGAGGCGCTGCTGGCCGG
Coding sequences within it:
- the tuaD_2 gene encoding UDP-glucose 6-dehydrogenase, which gives rise to MRIAVIGSGYVGLVTAACLADSGNHVTGVDMDEGKVRRLREGHVPFFEPGLSELLTSNMQAGRLRFTTDLGPAVTGAEVVFLAVGTPPKPDGSADLSMIEAAARQVAQCLTGPCIMVVKSTVPVGSGARLDEIARRTTSHRCPVVSNPEFLKEGDAVNDFMRPDRVVIGTDDAHAGDIIAELYGPFVRNNKPILRMSRTASELCKYAANAYLATRISFINEISEICERFGVDVSEVRLGMGTDARIGLHFLYPGVGYGGSCFPKDVQALASSARSVGATCEILDSVHRRNQTQRERMTRRILERFNGNVRGKRFAAWGVAFKPKTDDVREAPALSVIEALLAGGASVAVHDPKAMETTRAVLGSRVEYCEDAYAATRGADALLIFTEWNEFRSPDFQRLKSDMKQPLIFDGRNLYDARTMQRYNFEYHSIGRPTVKP
- a CDS encoding UDP-glucuronate decarboxylase, translating into MRALVAGCAGFIGFHFTQRLLDDGYSVVGVDNVVTGARRNVDDLQTSARFQFVEHDITQPLKAEGAFDLVCNLACPASPIDFDPLRLEILAVCSRGTWNLLDLAREKRAKYFHTSTSEVYGDPKEHPQKETYWGNVNPIGPRSCYDEGKRFAEALVTAYSARHGVSARMVRIFNTYGPRMRAADGRALPNFITQALDGKPLTIHGDGSQTRSFCYVSDLIEGFMRLINSDVTGPVNIGNPLEVTIGDVAREVIALTGSRSELQFVPRPQDDPDVRRPDITRAQTLLGWQPTVDRHTGFRRTIEWFRGNK